The Bartonella bovis 91-4 sequence AAATTGGTGATTTAGGACCATTGAAGAGATCATCAGCTTCTTTAATATCGGTCGCTATTTTATCTAGTTTCAACATATCTGCACGACGAAGAGACAGTGTATTTTCCTCATCACTCTTGAAATCAAACTTTTCAAGTTCTTCCACACTTGCACGAAGATAACAAGCCTCACGTACAGCAGCCTCTACTTTGATACGCTGTTGTTGCACGTGTTCTTCTAATTCATGCCATATTCGATAACATTTGCGTACATTTTCTGCGTCACTCTCAAGCCCACCAAAAGCATCTAACAACCGGCGATGCGTATCAATATCAACAAGTGCACGATCATCATGCTGGCCATGAATTTCAACTAACATACGGCCAACATTGCGCATCAATGCAATACTAGCCACCTGATCATTAATAAAACCACGGCTACGACCATCACTTGATTGCACCCGTCGTAAAATGATATCACCTTCATTATCAAAACCATTCTCATGTATAAGCTGGCGTGCAGGATGTGAAATCGGCACATCAAAAACAGCTGTCACTTGCCCTTGCGCTGCACCATGACGTACAAGTGAAGCATCCCCACGTCCCCCAAGAGCTAATGACAAAGAATCAAGCAATATAGATTTCCCAGCACCCGTTTCCCCGGTTAAAACCAATAAACCTGCGGGAAAACTCATATCGAGCTTCTCGATCAAAACAATATCATTAATCGAAAGCTGTACCAGCATATGAAATCAACGCGCCTCATTTTTATCACCACTTAAAGTACGTGAAATCCAAGAAGACTTATGCTCTTGTGGTGACATACTATTCTTCTGTAACAAATCATAAGAGAATTTATACCATTTACTTTCTGGATAATTGCGCCCTAAAATAGCCGCTGCTGTTTGCGCTTCTGCAATTAAACCAAGAGCAAGATTAACTTCAGTCAAACGGAAAAGCGCTTCTTCAATCTGGTTTGTATCCGAATACTCTTCAACTACCGCACGAAATCTTCTGCTCGCTGCTAGATATTGCCGACCTTCTTCATAATAACGGCCAATCTGCATTTCTTTACCAGCCAATTGTTCTCGACCAAAGCGTATTTTATCTTTAGCATCTTTTACATACTCAGATTCTGGGTAGCGCTCTACTAAAAGCTGCATAGCAGCAATAGCACGTTTGGTATCTCGTTGGTCACGTGTAATATCGCGAATTTGATGAAAAGAAGAAAGACCAACAATATAATAAGCATAGGCAGAATCGCTTGCATTTGGATAAAGAGTAATATAGCGCTGGGCCATACTAATTGCATCATCATACTTACCCAGCCGATAACTTACAAAAGCACCCATAACTAAAGATTTACGCCCCCATTCACTATAAGCGTATTGCTTTTCAATAATAGAAAACTTCTTCAATGCCTCATCAAGCCGTCCTAGATCAAGGTTAGCAAGTGCTTGATTATACAATACATCTGGTGGATCCATTATTAAAACATGCATAGCTGGATTAAAAGTATCTTTATCTTTGCTTAAACAACCCGCTAATAAACACAGCCCCCCTCCTAAGATCCCAATCAATACTTTGCGTACAATGTTAGATTGTCTATGTGCCACATTTTTAATATACATATTAGACCTTTTCATAGTGTTTCTAGCCTCCCGAAAATGCCATCTCGGAGTAAAAGCTATTTATAAAATATGCCATATCATTTTAAAACTCACTAACTAATTTAGCAGTTTTAGGTCAATCATCCCCTAAAAACCAAAGAAGCTTAAGTAAAATTTTTCAAATTCTTTTTATTCCGACTACAAAATACTTTTCTCGTAACACGACTCATCTGTCAAAACAGCCTTAACTAATTGTGAATTAAGCGCATGCCCACTACAGTGTGAACGAAATAATCCAATGAAAGGCGCACCAAGCAAAGCAGTGTCACCAACTGCATCAAGAGTTTTATGCCTAACAAATTCATTTTCAAAATAAGGGCCACCTGAATTAATAATTTGGTTATTAAGACCAATAATAAGAGAATTTTCTAAAGAAGCGCCTAATCCTTTTCCAGAAGTCCATAATTTTTCTACATCTTTAACAAAACCAAAAGTACGCGCACGTGATAAATCATCTCGAAATCCCTGGGGCGTAAGATCAAAACTTAACTGCTGCTTGCCAATAGCAGACGAAGCAAAATCAATTGTAACATCAAACCGACGCCCATCAAATGGCAAAAATTCTGCAAACCCCTTAGTTGTTTCAACTCGCATTGGTTTTTTTATAATAAAATAAGGACGCAACACTGCCTGCTGTACAATGCCTACTTTTTCAAAAAGTTGACAATACTGCCACGAAGCACCATCCAAAATAGGTATCTCATTACTTGATACTTCAATGATAAGATTATCTAAATCATAAGCAGCAATTGCCGCCATCAAATGTTCAATTGTTTCAACTCTTACATCTCCATGCCCAAGCACTGTTGATAATTCAGTCTTTCCTGTTTGCGATACATGTGCCTGAAAAGTTTGTTCTTTTCCATCCTCCCCAAAACGCCTAAAGATAATACCACACCCAACATCAGCTGGACAAACTCTCACTACAGATAGACACCCACTATGCACACCATATCCTTTAAATGTCACTGCATTCTTAAGAGTCGATTGATACCTTTTCACCAAACGCATAAATACCACTTCTTAATTTTCTTGATGATTTTTAAAGGTCTTAACAAAATCCTCAACAAATTATTTCTACGTAAAATAATAAACCCGCTCATTATAAGCGGGCTTATTAAAAATATAGAATTTTATATAAAAACTCAATATGTCTTACTTATAATTTATCACGATAAAAAGTCTTCTCTTCCTACCCTTTTATCTATCAATGCGCTTGACGACGCAAAAATGCAGGTATCTCCAACTGATCCTCTTCACTTACCAAAGTACGTTGATCTTGTAATACGCGTGAGCGTGATTCAGTAGAACAACGCGGAATATAAACAGAAGCATCTTGAGAGAAAATTTGACTGTTTTTATTAGAAGTTTGAGCTTCCTTATCCTGAGAAGGTCTTACAGCAGGCTCCAATCGGGCTTCTGGCTCAGCTTCCTCACGATATGTCAAGCTCTGCTTCAGGCGCTGCCAAAGATTGCGTGGCCCGTGATCAGAAACAGAATGCACATCCTGCCCGAGAGAAATGGAAGGAAAATCTTTTAACTCAGGAATATGTGCCGACGTTGAACGAGGCTGCATTTGCGCTTTCTTTTCCTTCTGTTCTACAATTTCAGTCATTTCATCAAGAACATGCGCGGTTGCTTCCATACTAATTGCTGCAGCTACAGGCTGTGGAGAAACACGACCAACCTGCACACGCGGTGTATTTGATATCTGCCCATGAGGCATACTTTGCACATAAGGAGAAGTATTTGTACTTCGTGTAGCAATTGTATCTGTAGGTTGCGTAAAAATTTGACTTTTAGGGCGGAATGGTTCCTCAACCGATTGATTTATTTCTAACTCAAGTGCTTCCATTGCATCCACCATTGATTCAGAACGCGATGGTGATGGTTGAGAAGTAGTTTGTTCTGGTGCACCATCACCCCTACGCATTGAAACTGCAGGTCGTTGAAATTTAGAGCTAGAAGGCTGCACAACATCGTTAACCATACGGTCAATACCTGTTGCAACCACCGATACACGAATAAGACCTTCAAGTGAATCATCATCAATGGCGCCAAAAATGACATTCGCATCAACATCAACTTCTTCACGAATACGATTAGCAGCCTCATCTACTTCAAACAAAGTCATATCACGCCCCCCCGTAATGGAAATCAAAAGACCACGAGCCCCACACATAGAGGTTTCATCTAATAACGGATTGGCAATAGCAGCTTCAGCAGCTTTTAAAGCACGTCCTTCACCAGATGCCTCACCTGTTCCCATCATCGCACGACCCATTTCATGCATAACAGAACGAACATCAGCAAAGTCAAGATTAATCAATCCTTCTTTAATCATTAAGTCTGTAATGGAAGCAACACCAGAGTAAAGCACCTGATCAGCCATAGCAAAAGCGTCAGCAAATGTTGTCTTTTCATCTGCAATACGGAACAGATTTTGGTTAGGAATGACAATTAATGTATCAACACATTTTTGCAATTCTTCTATACC is a genomic window containing:
- the lpxC gene encoding UDP-3-O-acyl-N-acetylglucosamine deacetylase translates to MRLVKRYQSTLKNAVTFKGYGVHSGCLSVVRVCPADVGCGIIFRRFGEDGKEQTFQAHVSQTGKTELSTVLGHGDVRVETIEHLMAAIAAYDLDNLIIEVSSNEIPILDGASWQYCQLFEKVGIVQQAVLRPYFIIKKPMRVETTKGFAEFLPFDGRRFDVTIDFASSAIGKQQLSFDLTPQGFRDDLSRARTFGFVKDVEKLWTSGKGLGASLENSLIIGLNNQIINSGGPYFENEFVRHKTLDAVGDTALLGAPFIGLFRSHCSGHALNSQLVKAVLTDESCYEKSIL
- a CDS encoding outer membrane protein assembly factor BamD is translated as MKRSNMYIKNVAHRQSNIVRKVLIGILGGGLCLLAGCLSKDKDTFNPAMHVLIMDPPDVLYNQALANLDLGRLDEALKKFSIIEKQYAYSEWGRKSLVMGAFVSYRLGKYDDAISMAQRYITLYPNASDSAYAYYIVGLSSFHQIRDITRDQRDTKRAIAAMQLLVERYPESEYVKDAKDKIRFGREQLAGKEMQIGRYYEEGRQYLAASRRFRAVVEEYSDTNQIEEALFRLTEVNLALGLIAEAQTAAAILGRNYPESKWYKFSYDLLQKNSMSPQEHKSSWISRTLSGDKNEAR
- the ftsZ gene encoding cell division protein FtsZ, with translation MTINLHRPDIAELKPRITVFGVGGGGGNAVNNMINAGLQGVDFVVANTDAQALAMSKAERVIQLGAEVTEGLGAGALPEVGHAAANECIDEIMDHLANSHMVFITAGMGGGTGTGAAPVVARAARDKGILTVGVVTKPFHFEGARRMKTAEAGIEELQKCVDTLIVIPNQNLFRIADEKTTFADAFAMADQVLYSGVASITDLMIKEGLINLDFADVRSVMHEMGRAMMGTGEASGEGRALKAAEAAIANPLLDETSMCGARGLLISITGGRDMTLFEVDEAANRIREEVDVDANVIFGAIDDDSLEGLIRVSVVATGIDRMVNDVVQPSSSKFQRPAVSMRRGDGAPEQTTSQPSPSRSESMVDAMEALELEINQSVEEPFRPKSQIFTQPTDTIATRSTNTSPYVQSMPHGQISNTPRVQVGRVSPQPVAAAISMEATAHVLDEMTEIVEQKEKKAQMQPRSTSAHIPELKDFPSISLGQDVHSVSDHGPRNLWQRLKQSLTYREEAEPEARLEPAVRPSQDKEAQTSNKNSQIFSQDASVYIPRCSTESRSRVLQDQRTLVSEEDQLEIPAFLRRQAH